TCAAGCGTCTTGCCGATGATGGCGTCGTCGCTGCTCTCCACGATCGCGGCAAGCTTTGCCACCGCCTCTTGGGCCTGCCGGCTGGACTGGGCCTCGCGCTGGGCCTGCTTGATCAGCTCCGCATTCTCAATTGCCACCGCCGCATGGGCCGCAATGGCGCAGACCATCGCTTCGGTCTCGGCATCAAACTTCGCCGGCTCGTCATGGGCGATGAGAAGGCTACCATGCACCTTGCCCGAGGCGGAGACCACGGGCACCGCCAGATAGCTGACCACCGGCAAATGCCCTTTTGGCATGCCGTAATGGGGGGCGAGCTTGCCGTAGCGGGGATCTTTCCGAATATCGTCGGAGCGGACGACGGAGACGCCATCGAAAGTAGGAGCGAAAACGGCGGTCTTGCGCGGCATGTCAAACACCGAGAACGCTTCGATCGGCGCGCCGGAAACGGTGTAGAGCTGCATCAGCTCATTCTGCTCGTCGAGGACATTGTAGAAAAAAGCGCCAAACTTGCCGCCTGACCACTCCGTGGCCGTATCGGTCACAAGTTGCACGACCTCCTGCAGGTCCAGCCCCGTGGACACCGTCAGGGCGATCTTGCTGAACATTTGAAGTCGAGAAATTTCAAGCGACTGTTTGTCTGATGTCATCGAAGGCCATGTCGTTTGAAATGAATAGCAGTCGCTAGCCGCGACGATTTTTAGGACATAGCGCGAAGACCGGGAAATGTCACCGCAATGACAAAGTCACGCGAGCACACTTTCGGCGCGAATTCGCACGAGAATACAACGTCTTCCAGACAGCGTCAGAACTGCCACCCGACACCGGCGGCGGTGCCGAACCGCCCCTGGGAGTCATAAGTGCCGCCCACGCGGACCAGCGTGCGCGCGTCATGCATCGCCCGAGAAAAACCGACGGCGATACCGTTCTGGCCATCGTAATGGGCAACGCCAAGGGCGAGGACGCCTTTGCCGGACTGGGTCGCCTGGGGCAGGCTGGCCGCCGCCAGGGCTGTCGCCGTCCCGGCATTGGCGCGGCGGCGGACGTCGCCTAGCTCATTCGTCAGGAGCGCGACACGTTGATCGGTATACGCCATCGATGCATGGACCGCGTCCATCATCCCCTGATTGAGTTGCGCAACATTCACGCCGTCCGTCGGGGCGACCCCTGGTGCAACATTCCGGACGCGGACCGGCTGCCCCACTGTCCCCAATGACACTGAATTCCGATCATCACTGTCATAGCGGACGGCGAGACGGGACTGCTCAACAGCTGTCTCTGCCGCCAGAGCCGCAAGATCAATACGATCATTAGTCTCTTTGAGCTGCTGTCCGTTCACCGCATCGGTAGAGCCCGCCGCGACGCGTCCCTCGGCCACATTGCTGATCGTCACCGCGTCTTCGCCATTGCCCTGCAGGCGCACATGGTTGGTCGTCAGAGCCGACGGCGTCGCGCCATCGGTCTCATCCACATAGGTGATGGGGTTCAGACCGGTGGGCGCGGATAGAGCCCCAAGCGTGCTCTGCAACTGGGCGATATCATCATTCTGCCCACCGATCTGTTGCTGCAGCCCAAAAAGCTGTTCACCGGTAACGGCGTCGGTTGAGCCGATCTGCACCTGCCCGGCCGCCAGATTGGTCAGGCGCGTGCCGCTGGTCCCGGCGAGCGTCAGCTGGGTCAGTGCCCCATTGTCATAGGTTACGCCAAGGGGCGAAGCGCTATCGGCCGCGGTGCCTGTCCCTGTTCCCGTCATCGCGGTGATGGCGTTGAGAGCCGACGATACCGTGCCGTAATCCGCGCCGTTGATGGTGAAGACAGGTCCGGTGACCTGGCCGAGGGCTGCATCATAGAAGGCGCCACCGCCAAAGCCCGTCGCCAGTGCATGGCCGAGAATTTCCGCAATACCGCGCAACTGGTCGACATTGACTGCGTCCCACCCCTCACTGCCCGGGGCAACACCGGTGATCTGTCGCCCGGCGATGGGGGTGGGCAGACCATCGGGGCCGATGAAGGAGATATTCTGCCCGACCGCCACTTCAGATGCTGAGCGCTGCAGGCCGGCAAGCCCGAAAGCCACATAATCGGTCTGTGCACCGCGTTTGGCTTCGGTCAGACCACCAAGAGCAACTGACCCCTCCGATGAGGCAATGGAGCCAGGCCCGATCGCCACAGAACCGACAGCGGTCGACAGCGCCCGAAAGCCCAATGCTGTACTGCCATAGCTTTCCGCGCGGGCGCTCTGCCCAACCGCGAGAGTGAAGAGATCAAGGGCCGCCGCCTCAGTGCCGAGAGCCGTGGCAAAATCTGCTGTCGCGCGCACCCGCTCCCCCACCGCGAGGGATTTGAGACCCGACGCCGTAGAGCGCGCCCCCAGGGCCGTCGATTCAAGCGCCAGCGCGGCGGCGTTGTCGCCAACGGCCAGCGAATATCCACCATCGGCCGATGCTGTTGCGCCAAAAGCGGTCGAGCGTTCACCGTTGGCTTCGGCCATATTACCAACCGCCGTGGAACTGGCCCCCGATGCCCGCGTATCATTGCCGATCGCGAACGTGTCATCGGACGTGACCTGAACGTTTGAGCCCATGGCAAATGAGCGGTTCCCGGTCACGCGGTTATTTGAGCCGACAGCAATAGCGCCATTTCCGCTGACCATATTCATGCGACCCAAGGCAATTGCCGTTTCCCCATTCGTCGTGTTCAACTCACCAATCGAGAGGCTGCCCGAACCCACGGCCATGTTGGTGTTACCAAGAGCCACAGCCCCTGCGCCTGTCGCCTCATTGTCCTTACCCAGCGCGATCGCGCCGTCACCGGTGGCGAAGTTGGGGTCACCAATCGCCACGGCCCCGTCGCCGGACGCCACGTTGGCAAAGCCGATGGACACAGCCTTTCCGTCCCGGGCCTCGGCACCGTCACCAATGGCCACAGAGTTTTCCGACATGGCCTTGGTATTTCGGCCCGCCGCAATGGCACCGTCCGCATCCGCAAGGGCGCTGGGCCCAATAGCCGTCGAGTCCGTTCCCCGCGCCTCGGAATCGGGGGCGACGGATGTTGAATTGAAATAGCGGCTCGCTCCATCACCACCTCCTGACGACGTGGTCGCCAGAGACAACAGGTAGGTTTCAATCTCACCGATAACGGACTGAACGTCCGTGTAAGTTGATCCGCCGTAATCGAGCTGCGCCAACACCGTATTTGTCAGTGCATCATAGGTCGACGAAGAACTGATCAGCCGGGCGATATCCTGGCCGAGCGCATTGAGCTGGTTGCCCGTAATGGCATCCGTGGCCCCCGCCCCGATCGTCCCGTCCGCCAGACCATTCAACCGGACGGGAACCAACCCGTCGCCCAGCAAGACGGATGTCTGCCCGGCATCCGTATACCGAACGACCACATCATCCAGCGCCGTCAGCGCGCCTGTCAGCCCGAACAGATCGCCGGAGAGGACCGACAGCGCACTGTTCGTAGCAAAGAGCTGCGCACCATTGACCGCATCGCTGGACGTTGCGTCTACCGCCCCATCGGCGAGGTTCGAAACGGACACAGGCTGCACACCGTCGCCGAGCACGATGGCTGTCCGGGCAGACGAAACATATTGCACGGCGAGATCGTTCAACAGGTCTACATCGTCGCTGACATTGCCGAACGCGGTGTTTAGCGTTGAGAGATCCGTCGACACCACATCCACTTGTAACGTCAGATCATCGAGATCAGTCCGGACCGTATACAATTGCCCCCCACTGACGGCATCCCTCGACCCTGACGCGATTGCCCCATCGGCCAGATTGGTGACCGTGACAGGATTGACACCATCGCCAAGGTCAATTTGTCGCCGGGTAATATCCGTGTACTGTACGCTGATATCACTCAATGCCGTCAGATCGAATGTCAAAGTGCCGACCTGGGTCGAGACGAGATCTACATTGTCCGACACACGGGTGAGCTGAGCGACGTTGACCGCGTCCGTGTCGGCTGACCCCGGCGCCAGATTCGTCAACTGGCGTTCGGCCCCAGCGCTGCCGATCGAGACTTCGCCTACTGATGTCTGCAGCGCTGTCAGCGCTGGCGCGCTGTAGGATGCGACCGCGCCCCGCAGGCTCGAAGACCCGGCGCCGATGGCGACACTGTTTGCGGCTGTCACCGTGGCTGATGCCCCAAGGGCCACGCCGCCCGTCGCACTCGCCCCCACAAGACTATCCGTACCGATTGCAATGGACGCGGCGGCGCTGGCGTCAGTCTCCGCACCATTGCCCAGGGCGATCGAGTCGATCTCTCCACTGACCGCCAGCCGCCCCTCATCACCAAGCCCGGAAATCCGGTTACCGCCAATGGCTAGCCCGCTGCTGTCATCCAGCATGTAGCCATCGGCTGTTTCAACACAGTCGTCAGCCGAGGTGATCAGCGTCCCGTTGAGGCTCAGCGCCTGAAGCGTGATCGGGTCTCCCGCAGCAGCATCGGCGAGGGGGCCGGAAACATCGGTGGACAGATCGGGAAAGGTGATGAAGGGCGTTTCCAGAATACTGAGGGCATTGTTCAGATAGGTTTCAATCGGCCCCACAATATCCTCAAGCGTTGGCGCCATGATGTCGGTCACGACTGAGGGCGGCAGCGACACACCAGAACAGGCGCTGATGATATTATCCTGCGACTGCGCAGCGAGCGCCCCTTGGGAGGCGCTCGTCAGTAACATCCAGCTGGCGACACACCCCAACGTCACGCCCCGTGACTTGCCGCGATGTGTGGCGCGGTGGCACGATCTCAGAGAAGAACTCAGCGACAACATCATGAGCGATGATCCGGTGGCGTTGGTTACAAAGAACAATCTTGGATTGTATTATCCTATTGATTTCTATCTCTGGTGTTAATCGCGTCAGCCAAATCGCCAATTATTTGCGCCGGCGGTCTTCGCACCGCATTTTGGGCATTTTGGACGCCTCGTCGCTGTACTTTCGCCATTTTGAGCGTCATGGATAATGTGCGGTTCTGGAGGGAAACGGTATGACTTTGGCATCTTCTCGGGTAGGGCTTGTTCACAGCGCGCTTCTGGCGCTTGGCCTTTTTGGCGGTATCGCCGGGTGCTCGGACAAGTCATCAGAGCGCATCGAAACCGTCCCGCTGGAGTCGTCTTTATCGACACCTGACGTCGCCGATCTGGCCACCCCGTCGGCCGGGACGCCAATGGAAGACGCGTCGTTCCGCTATTTGCGATACGCCACCAACACCGATGCCGCGACGCCGGAAATCTGCCTGACGTTTTCCGCCCCCCTCGACCCGGAAACAGACTACTCCGCCTATGTCGATATTGAGACCAACGTCACTTTCAACGTTAACGGCAGTCATATGTGCCTCGGCGGTATGGCCTATGGCGATACCGCGCAGCTGACCCTCCGCAAGGGTTTTCCGGCGGCGGGTGGCGCAAGCCTTCTGACGCCGGAAATCGTGACCATCAGCTTTGACGATCGCCCCCCCATGGTCGCCTTCGCCGGCGACGGGGTCATCCTTCCCCGGGTGGAGGCCGACGGCCTCGCCATCAAGACCGTCAATGTGGACAATGTCGCCATCCGGATTCAGCGGGTGAACGACCGGGCCCTGGCCATGCGCTCTGTGACGTCGGGCTTCACGGCTGAGGAGGGTGAATACGCCTACGCCTATGGCGATGATACGCCGGGCCAGTTCGGCGCCCTCGTCTGGGAAGGCGAGATGACGACGAAGGGCCCTACCAATGCCAGCGTGACCACGGTCGTACCGCTGGCCGAGGTCATCGGCACTATTGAGCCGGGGGCGTACTATGTCGAACTGGCCGATGCGAAAGAACAGGAAGGCCGCCGCAGCAAGCCGGTAGCCCGCGCCGAACGCTGGATTATTGTGACGGACCTGGCCCTCACCGCCTATCGGGGGGAGCAGGGTCTGGACCTGACCGTTCGCTCGCTGCAGACCGCCGCCCCATCTGGCGGGCAACGGGTTCAATTGATCGCGCAGTCCAACGAGGTCCTGGCCAGCAAGAAATCCGGGCGGGATGGCCGCGTGCAGTTCTCATCGGCTCTCATGAACGGTGAAGGCGGCAACCGTCCGCGGCTCGTTCTGGCCTATGGCGAGAACGGTGATTTTGCCATGCTCGACCTCGACCGCGCGCCTGTGGACCTGTCCGTTCACCCCGTTTCTGGTCGGTCCCGGCCGGGGCCGGTGGACGGCTATGTCTATCTTGACCGCGGTATCTATCGGCCCGGTGAGACGGTGCATGCCAGCCTTCTGTTGCGGGACGCCACCGACCGGGCCATTCAGGACCGCGCCGGGGCCCTCGTGGTCTATCAACCCAATGGCCTCGCGCTGGAGCGCAGCCGGTTTGACAGCCTGCCCGATGCTGGCGGCTTCGCGCACAGTTTTGAAATTCCCGATACCGCGGCGCGTGGCAGCTGGCGTATCGCGGCGGAGATTGATGGCGCGGGTACAGTGTACAGCACCTATTTCTCGGTTGAGGATTTTGTCCCCCAGCGCGTTGAGCTGACACTTACAGCGGATACCGAAAAGCCAATTCTGAACGGTGACCCCCGCATGATCTCTGCGCGGGCCCGCTTTCTCTATGGCGCACCGGGCGCCGGATTGATCGTGGACGGCACGGCGCGCGTGCAACGCGACCCGTCCCCCTTCAAGGACTGGTCCGGCTATCAGTTTGGTCTGCACGATGAGCAGTTCTCCGAAGCGTTCATCGAGCTTCCTGCTGTGGCCGCCGACGGAAAAGGCGAAGCCTCCATACCGCTGTCCCTTGGTCGCCGAGCCGCCGACAGCACACTGCCCCTGCGCGTCCGTGCCGTCATCGAGGTGGAAGAGCCCGGCGGGAGAACTGTTGCCGATGACATCATCGTCCCTTATCGGCCGCGCGACATCTATTACGGCCTGAAATCTGACGCCGGTGACAATGCGGATATCCGCAAGCCCGTCGGCTTTGACGTCATCGCCATGAGCGCGCTTGGCAAGCTCAACGCGGC
This genomic stretch from Parvularcula sp. LCG005 harbors:
- a CDS encoding YadA-like family protein, whose product is MLLTSASQGALAAQSQDNIISACSGVSLPPSVVTDIMAPTLEDIVGPIETYLNNALSILETPFITFPDLSTDVSGPLADAAAGDPITLQALSLNGTLITSADDCVETADGYMLDDSSGLAIGGNRISGLGDEGRLAVSGEIDSIALGNGAETDASAAASIAIGTDSLVGASATGGVALGASATVTAANSVAIGAGSSSLRGAVASYSAPALTALQTSVGEVSIGSAGAERQLTNLAPGSADTDAVNVAQLTRVSDNVDLVSTQVGTLTFDLTALSDISVQYTDITRRQIDLGDGVNPVTVTNLADGAIASGSRDAVSGGQLYTVRTDLDDLTLQVDVVSTDLSTLNTAFGNVSDDVDLLNDLAVQYVSSARTAIVLGDGVQPVSVSNLADGAVDATSSDAVNGAQLFATNSALSVLSGDLFGLTGALTALDDVVVRYTDAGQTSVLLGDGLVPVRLNGLADGTIGAGATDAITGNQLNALGQDIARLISSSSTYDALTNTVLAQLDYGGSTYTDVQSVIGEIETYLLSLATTSSGGGDGASRYFNSTSVAPDSEARGTDSTAIGPSALADADGAIAAGRNTKAMSENSVAIGDGAEARDGKAVSIGFANVASGDGAVAIGDPNFATGDGAIALGKDNEATGAGAVALGNTNMAVGSGSLSIGELNTTNGETAIALGRMNMVSGNGAIAVGSNNRVTGNRSFAMGSNVQVTSDDTFAIGNDTRASGASSTAVGNMAEANGERSTAFGATASADGGYSLAVGDNAAALALESTALGARSTASGLKSLAVGERVRATADFATALGTEAAALDLFTLAVGQSARAESYGSTALGFRALSTAVGSVAIGPGSIASSEGSVALGGLTEAKRGAQTDYVAFGLAGLQRSASEVAVGQNISFIGPDGLPTPIAGRQITGVAPGSEGWDAVNVDQLRGIAEILGHALATGFGGGAFYDAALGQVTGPVFTINGADYGTVSSALNAITAMTGTGTGTAADSASPLGVTYDNGALTQLTLAGTSGTRLTNLAAGQVQIGSTDAVTGEQLFGLQQQIGGQNDDIAQLQSTLGALSAPTGLNPITYVDETDGATPSALTTNHVRLQGNGEDAVTISNVAEGRVAAGSTDAVNGQQLKETNDRIDLAALAAETAVEQSRLAVRYDSDDRNSVSLGTVGQPVRVRNVAPGVAPTDGVNVAQLNQGMMDAVHASMAYTDQRVALLTNELGDVRRRANAGTATALAAASLPQATQSGKGVLALGVAHYDGQNGIAVGFSRAMHDARTLVRVGGTYDSQGRFGTAAGVGWQF